In Stenotrophomonas sp. ASS1, the following proteins share a genomic window:
- the fabZ gene encoding 3-hydroxyacyl-ACP dehydratase FabZ, with the protein MNDTLQLPIDVCQIQELLPHRYPFLLVDRVLELDIDAKRILAQKNVSINEPFFQGHFPGRPIMPGVLIIEALAQAGGVMTQLTLGRDAQSKLFYMVKVENARFNKQVVPGDVLMLDVQMKRLIRNMGWYYGEAKVNGEVVASAEVMCAGAKG; encoded by the coding sequence ATGAACGACACGCTGCAGCTTCCGATCGACGTCTGCCAGATCCAGGAACTGCTCCCGCACCGCTACCCGTTCCTGCTGGTGGACCGGGTGCTTGAGCTCGACATCGACGCCAAGCGCATCCTTGCGCAGAAGAACGTCAGCATCAACGAGCCGTTCTTCCAGGGCCACTTCCCGGGCCGCCCGATCATGCCCGGCGTGCTGATCATCGAAGCGCTGGCGCAGGCCGGTGGCGTGATGACCCAGCTGACGCTCGGCCGCGATGCGCAGTCCAAGCTGTTCTACATGGTCAAGGTGGAAAATGCCCGCTTCAACAAGCAGGTCGTTCCCGGCGACGTGCTGATGCTGGATGTGCAGATGAAGCGCCTGATCCGCAACATGGGCTGGTACTACGGCGAAGCCAAGGTCAACGGTGAAGTCGTTGCCTCGGCCGAAGTCATGTGCGCCGGCGCCAAGGGCTGA
- the lpxD gene encoding UDP-3-O-(3-hydroxymyristoyl)glucosamine N-acyltransferase, with product MNTPTYTAQQLAEQFGLQVHGDPATAIHGVATLAHAGPGQLTFLANPRYRAQLADSQASLVVLRADDAEAAPGAALVAKDPYTTFAKIAALFDIAPTRPPGIHPSAVIDPSAQVAASAHIGPFVSVGARSVVGENCIIGTGSVIGEDCSLDNGCELIARVTLVTRVKLGKRVRVHPGAVLGADGFGLAMDAGKWIKVPQLGGVRIGDDCEIGANTCVDRGALEDTVLDEDVRLDNLVQIAHNVQIGAHSAIAGCTGIAGSAKIGRYCLLGGHVGVVGHLEICDKVVITGKSVVRNSIHEPGEYSSGTPLTDNRTWRKNAARFKQLDALARRVLAAGKEKE from the coding sequence GTGAATACTCCCACCTACACCGCCCAGCAACTCGCCGAGCAGTTCGGCCTGCAGGTCCACGGCGACCCCGCCACCGCCATCCATGGCGTGGCCACCCTCGCCCATGCCGGTCCTGGCCAGCTGACCTTCCTCGCCAACCCGCGCTACCGCGCCCAACTGGCCGACAGCCAGGCCTCGCTGGTAGTCCTGCGTGCCGACGACGCCGAGGCCGCCCCCGGCGCCGCGCTCGTGGCCAAGGACCCGTACACCACCTTCGCCAAGATCGCCGCGCTGTTCGACATCGCGCCGACGCGCCCGCCCGGTATCCACCCCAGCGCCGTCATCGATCCCAGCGCGCAGGTCGCCGCCAGCGCGCATATCGGCCCGTTCGTCTCCGTCGGCGCACGCAGCGTGGTCGGCGAAAACTGCATCATCGGCACCGGCAGCGTGATCGGCGAAGACTGCAGCCTGGACAACGGCTGCGAGCTGATCGCGCGGGTCACCCTGGTCACCCGGGTCAAGCTCGGCAAGCGGGTTCGTGTGCATCCCGGTGCCGTGCTCGGCGCCGATGGCTTCGGCCTGGCCATGGACGCCGGCAAGTGGATCAAGGTGCCGCAGCTCGGCGGCGTGCGCATCGGCGATGACTGCGAGATCGGCGCCAACACCTGCGTCGACCGTGGTGCGCTGGAAGACACCGTGCTGGACGAAGACGTGCGCCTGGACAACCTGGTGCAGATCGCGCACAACGTGCAGATCGGTGCGCACTCGGCCATCGCCGGCTGCACCGGCATCGCCGGCAGCGCCAAGATCGGCCGCTACTGCCTGCTCGGCGGCCACGTTGGCGTGGTCGGCCACCTCGAGATCTGCGACAAGGTCGTGATCACCGGCAAGTCGGTGGTTCGCAATTCCATCCATGAGCCGGGCGAGTACTCGTCCGGCACCCCGTTGACCGACAACCGCACGTGGCGCAAGAACGCCGCGCGCTTCAAGCAGCTGGACGCATTGGCTCGCCGCGTCCTGGCTGCTGGCAAGGAGAAAGAATGA
- the bamA gene encoding outer membrane protein assembly factor BamA, whose protein sequence is MTRLPNRRLLALALAAVTGAPALAQAAEPFTVSDIRVDGLQRISSGTVFTYLPVERGETVTDNKVGETIRALYKTGFFEDVQLDRQGSILVVTVKERPAINKLTVTGNKDIKSEQLLKGLSDIGLTEGGTFDRLSLDRVTQELRRQYNDRGKYNVEITPTVSPLDRNRVDIAIAIKEGKAAKIRHVNLVGTEKFESKDILETWESKEHNWASWYRRDDQYSKEKLSGDLEKLNSWYLDRGYVDFSIDSTQVSISPDKRDMFLTAGVTEGAQYKISEIKVSGDTILPQEDVERMVIQKSGDTFSRALLEFSSDTITNSLSNIGYAFAKVNPIPTTNRPEQTVAINMQVVPGPRVSVRRILFRGNTRTSDEVMRREMRQFENSWYSQAAIDRSKIRLQRLGYFESVDVETPAVSGSNDQVDVVYNVKETTSGSFVFGLGYSQSYGMTTSVQLSQNNFLGGGNRVSVEASRSSYLQRYGFSYTNPYFTDDGVSLGYNLSWRELDYSDFNTAQYNSTNGSAQVVFGVPITETDTVSLMFGIDSNQITTYQGSTPQSIIDYINAVGRRTFHAWRTELGWARDSRNDYFMPTRGTYQRIGLETTLPGSTIEYYKLNYQISKYWPIMPSLVINTRAEVGYGDAYGNDYTRTLTNPDGTTRTVTASGLPFFENFYAGGTNSVRGFEDNTLGPREVTNGYPEGQPLGGSLKTVGSVEAYFPRLFDSPSARVSAFVDFGNVYNGTKNFKANELRVSTGVALLWRAPVGPISISYAFPLKKEDDDKIERLQFTFGGQF, encoded by the coding sequence ATGACGCGACTCCCCAATCGCCGCCTGCTGGCCCTCGCCCTCGCCGCCGTCACCGGCGCTCCCGCCCTGGCCCAGGCAGCCGAGCCCTTCACTGTCAGCGACATCCGCGTGGATGGCCTGCAGCGCATCAGCTCGGGCACGGTATTCACCTACCTGCCGGTGGAGCGTGGCGAGACGGTCACCGACAACAAGGTCGGCGAGACCATCCGCGCCCTGTACAAGACCGGCTTCTTCGAAGACGTGCAGCTGGACCGCCAGGGCAGCATCCTGGTGGTGACCGTCAAGGAACGCCCGGCGATCAACAAGCTGACCGTGACCGGCAACAAGGACATCAAGTCCGAGCAGCTGCTCAAGGGCCTGTCCGACATCGGCCTGACCGAGGGCGGCACCTTCGATCGCCTGAGCCTGGACCGCGTGACCCAGGAACTGCGCCGCCAGTACAACGACCGCGGCAAGTACAACGTCGAGATCACCCCGACGGTGAGCCCGCTGGACCGCAACCGCGTGGACATCGCGATCGCCATCAAGGAAGGCAAGGCGGCCAAGATCCGTCACGTCAACCTGGTCGGCACCGAGAAGTTCGAGAGCAAGGACATCCTGGAGACCTGGGAGTCCAAGGAGCACAACTGGGCGTCGTGGTACCGCCGTGACGACCAGTACTCCAAGGAAAAGCTGTCCGGCGACCTGGAAAAGCTCAATTCCTGGTACCTCGACCGCGGCTATGTCGACTTCAGCATTGATTCGACCCAGGTGTCGATCAGCCCCGACAAGCGCGACATGTTCCTCACCGCCGGCGTGACCGAAGGTGCGCAGTACAAGATCTCCGAGATCAAGGTCAGCGGCGACACGATCCTTCCGCAGGAGGACGTCGAGCGCATGGTGATCCAGAAGTCCGGCGACACGTTCTCGCGTGCGCTGCTGGAATTCAGCTCGGACACCATCACCAACTCGCTGTCCAACATCGGCTACGCGTTCGCCAAGGTGAACCCGATCCCGACCACCAACCGCCCCGAGCAGACCGTGGCGATCAACATGCAGGTCGTGCCCGGCCCGCGCGTGTCGGTGCGTCGCATCCTGTTCCGTGGCAACACGCGTACGTCCGACGAAGTGATGCGTCGCGAAATGCGCCAGTTCGAGAACAGCTGGTACTCGCAGGCCGCGATCGACCGCTCCAAGATCCGCCTGCAGCGCCTGGGCTACTTCGAGTCGGTGGACGTTGAAACCCCGGCCGTGAGCGGCAGCAACGACCAGGTCGACGTCGTCTACAACGTCAAGGAAACCACGTCCGGCAGCTTCGTGTTCGGCCTGGGCTACTCGCAGTCCTACGGCATGACCACCTCGGTGCAGCTGTCGCAGAACAACTTCCTCGGCGGCGGCAACCGCGTGTCGGTCGAAGCCTCGCGCAGCAGCTACCTGCAGCGCTACGGCTTCAGCTACACCAACCCGTACTTCACCGATGACGGCGTGTCGCTGGGCTACAACCTGTCCTGGCGCGAACTGGACTACTCCGACTTCAACACCGCGCAGTACAACAGCACCAATGGTTCGGCGCAGGTGGTGTTCGGCGTGCCGATCACCGAGACCGATACCGTCTCGCTGATGTTCGGCATCGACAGCAACCAGATCACCACCTACCAGGGTTCGACCCCGCAGTCGATCATCGACTACATCAACGCCGTCGGTAGGCGCACGTTCCATGCCTGGCGCACCGAGCTGGGCTGGGCGCGTGACTCGCGCAACGACTACTTCATGCCGACCCGCGGTACCTACCAGCGCATCGGCCTGGAAACCACGCTGCCGGGTTCGACCATCGAGTACTACAAGCTGAACTACCAGATCAGCAAGTACTGGCCGATCATGCCGTCGCTGGTGATCAACACCCGTGCCGAAGTGGGCTACGGCGATGCCTATGGCAACGACTACACCCGCACGCTGACCAACCCGGACGGCACCACCCGTACGGTGACCGCCAGCGGCCTGCCGTTCTTCGAGAACTTCTACGCCGGCGGTACCAACTCGGTGCGCGGCTTCGAAGACAACACCCTCGGCCCGCGCGAAGTCACCAACGGTTACCCGGAAGGCCAGCCGCTGGGTGGTTCGCTGAAGACCGTCGGTTCGGTCGAAGCCTACTTCCCGCGCCTGTTCGACAGCCCGTCGGCACGCGTGTCCGCCTTCGTCGACTTCGGTAACGTCTACAACGGCACCAAGAACTTCAAGGCCAACGAACTGCGCGTGTCCACCGGTGTGGCCCTGCTGTGGCGCGCCCCGGTCGGCCCGATCTCGATCAGCTACGCCTTCCCGCTGAAGAAGGAAGACGATGACAAGATCGAACGTCTGCAATTCACGTTCGGTGGCCAGTTCTGA
- the rseP gene encoding RIP metalloprotease RseP: MTDFIGSVWWMIVSLGLLVTFHEFGHYWVGRLCGVKILRFSVGFGRPLWSRRDRNGTEFAIAAIPLGGYVKFLDEREVEVHPHERGQAFNHKTVWQRIAIVAAGPIANLLLCILLLWAMFVIGKQDYSPTIGRVSGIAASAGLTSGDRVLRVDERPVVTLGEASMALTAAAMDRRDVKLEVLDPADQVRVRSLPLSQLPPGFDERRVPILAGLYWQSWLQPALVESLTADSVVAGQLQPGDLIVAIDGQRIDGADQVIGEIQTLGRAGGPGMIEVLRGGERLALEVTPRQGKDSKGEPIWQIGVQFPTSFSPPYDTLLRYGPLDAVTVAVRETGRLAADSLGMMGRIVTGKASLQNVSGPVTIARVANISAKRGLDWFLQFLALLSLSLCIINLLPIPILDGGHLLYYLIELVKGSPLSERAIAAGQYIGLALLAGLMGLAFYNDILGLVPR, translated from the coding sequence ATGACTGACTTCATCGGATCGGTCTGGTGGATGATTGTCAGCCTCGGGCTGCTGGTCACGTTCCACGAGTTCGGGCATTACTGGGTCGGGCGCCTGTGCGGGGTCAAGATCCTGCGCTTCTCGGTCGGCTTCGGCCGGCCGCTGTGGTCGCGCCGGGACAGGAACGGCACCGAGTTCGCCATCGCCGCCATCCCGCTGGGCGGTTATGTGAAGTTCCTGGACGAGCGCGAGGTCGAAGTGCACCCGCACGAGCGCGGCCAGGCCTTCAACCACAAGACCGTCTGGCAGCGCATCGCCATCGTCGCCGCCGGACCGATCGCCAACCTGCTGCTGTGCATCCTGCTGCTGTGGGCGATGTTCGTGATCGGCAAGCAGGATTATTCGCCGACCATCGGCCGTGTCAGCGGCATCGCCGCCAGCGCCGGCCTGACCAGCGGCGACCGCGTGCTGCGCGTGGACGAGCGCCCGGTGGTCACCCTCGGCGAGGCCAGCATGGCGCTGACCGCCGCCGCGATGGACCGCCGCGACGTGAAGCTGGAAGTGCTGGACCCGGCCGACCAGGTGCGCGTGCGCAGCCTGCCGCTGTCGCAGCTGCCCCCCGGCTTCGATGAACGGCGCGTGCCGATCCTGGCTGGCCTGTACTGGCAGTCGTGGCTGCAACCGGCGCTGGTCGAGTCGCTCACCGCGGACTCCGTGGTGGCCGGGCAGCTGCAGCCGGGCGATCTGATCGTAGCGATCGACGGCCAGCGCATCGACGGCGCCGACCAGGTCATCGGCGAGATCCAGACGCTGGGCCGCGCCGGCGGCCCGGGCATGATCGAGGTCCTGCGGGGCGGCGAGCGCCTGGCGCTGGAAGTCACCCCGCGCCAGGGCAAGGATTCAAAGGGCGAGCCGATCTGGCAGATCGGCGTGCAGTTCCCGACCTCGTTCAGCCCTCCCTACGACACCCTGCTGCGCTATGGCCCGCTCGACGCGGTCACCGTGGCCGTGCGCGAAACCGGCCGCCTGGCGGCCGATTCGCTGGGAATGATGGGCCGCATCGTCACCGGCAAAGCCTCGCTGCAGAACGTTTCCGGGCCCGTCACCATCGCCCGGGTAGCCAACATCTCGGCCAAACGCGGCCTGGACTGGTTCCTGCAGTTCCTTGCCCTGCTGTCACTCAGCCTGTGCATCATCAACCTGTTGCCGATCCCGATCTTGGACGGCGGCCACCTGCTGTATTACCTTATCGAGTTGGTCAAGGGCAGCCCGCTGAGCGAGCGTGCCATCGCCGCCGGCCAGTACATCGGCCTGGCGTTGCTGGCCGGGCTGATGGGGTTGGCGTTCTACAACGACATCCTCGGCCTGGTCCCGCGATGA
- a CDS encoding 1-deoxy-D-xylulose-5-phosphate reductoisomerase, whose amino-acid sequence MNAVADLRRVAVFGATGSIGASTLDVIARHPQRYQATVLAAGRQVQALLALCRQHRPAHAVIADESLFVELRDGLRDAGLATEAHAGHAALDQLAASDACDTVVAAIVGAAGLSSTLAAAAAGKRILLANKESLVLAGELLTRTAERAGAEIIPIDSEHSAIFQCLRSRDASVDGAGVRRILLTASGGPFRGRSRAELAQVTPAQAVAHPKWSMGPKISVDSATLMNKGLEVIEAHHLFGIPGERIEVLVHPQSLVHSLVEFVDGSTLAQMGLPDMRTTLAVGLGWPQRIESGVSGLDLLAQGRLDFEAPDTDAFPCLALAWQAMRAGGTAPAVLNAANEEAVSAFLQGRIGFLTIPELVANALSTLPTQPADTLEVLLSADQRARQLTLNAIDAA is encoded by the coding sequence ATGAATGCTGTCGCAGACCTGCGCCGGGTCGCCGTATTCGGCGCCACCGGCTCGATCGGTGCCTCCACGCTGGACGTGATCGCCCGCCACCCGCAGCGCTACCAGGCCACCGTGCTGGCCGCCGGTCGTCAGGTGCAGGCGTTGCTGGCACTGTGCCGCCAGCACCGGCCCGCGCACGCGGTGATCGCCGACGAATCGCTGTTCGTTGAGCTGCGCGATGGCCTGCGCGATGCCGGACTGGCCACCGAGGCGCATGCCGGCCATGCCGCGCTGGACCAGCTGGCCGCCAGCGATGCCTGCGACACCGTGGTCGCCGCCATCGTCGGTGCGGCCGGGCTGTCTTCCACCCTGGCCGCCGCCGCCGCGGGCAAGCGCATCCTGCTGGCCAACAAGGAATCGCTGGTGCTGGCCGGTGAGCTGCTGACCCGCACCGCTGAACGCGCCGGCGCCGAGATCATCCCGATCGACAGCGAACACAGCGCGATCTTCCAGTGCCTGCGCTCGCGCGATGCCAGCGTCGATGGTGCCGGCGTACGCCGCATCCTGCTGACCGCCTCCGGCGGCCCGTTCCGTGGCCGCAGCCGCGCCGAACTGGCCCAGGTCACCCCGGCCCAGGCCGTTGCCCACCCGAAGTGGTCGATGGGGCCGAAGATCTCGGTCGATTCGGCGACGTTGATGAACAAGGGCCTGGAAGTGATCGAGGCCCACCACCTGTTCGGCATCCCCGGAGAGCGCATCGAAGTGCTGGTGCACCCGCAGAGCCTGGTCCACTCGCTGGTCGAGTTCGTGGACGGCTCGACCCTGGCGCAGATGGGCCTGCCGGACATGCGCACCACACTGGCCGTTGGCCTGGGCTGGCCACAACGCATTGAATCGGGCGTATCCGGGCTGGATCTGCTGGCCCAGGGCCGGCTCGATTTCGAGGCCCCGGACACCGACGCCTTCCCCTGCCTGGCCCTGGCCTGGCAGGCGATGCGGGCCGGCGGCACCGCCCCGGCGGTGCTGAACGCTGCCAATGAAGAGGCGGTTTCAGCGTTTCTTCAGGGCCGGATCGGTTTCCTGACCATCCCGGAGCTGGTTGCTAACGCTCTTTCAACACTGCCGACCCAGCCAGCCGATACACTGGAGGTCCTGTTGTCCGCCGACCAGCGGGCACGCCAGCTGACCCTGAACGCCATCGACGCCGCCTGA
- a CDS encoding phosphatidate cytidylyltransferase: MTKTRVLAALIMAPVAIAAILLLPTQWLAAAAAAVLLIGLWEWLKLAGIEDTLARTVLLVLNLLLMVLLVWADGSTLVLFQITTLAGVAWWLAALVWLRFFNFGAQPSAPSRIVKMLAGTLAIVPAWAALVLIHAGGDPPGKQGHLWLLAALALVWAADSGAYFAGRHFGKHKLAPRISPNKTWEGLFGGLLAGVAVAVGLGWLAGIDTAHLPGLLITSVVAVFASVLGDLFESLIKRHAGAKDSGHLIPGHGGVLDRVDGVLAAVPVFALGKEIFGF, translated from the coding sequence ATGACCAAGACCCGAGTCCTTGCCGCGCTGATCATGGCGCCGGTCGCCATTGCCGCGATCCTGCTGCTGCCGACCCAATGGCTGGCAGCGGCGGCCGCTGCGGTTCTGCTGATCGGCCTGTGGGAGTGGCTGAAGCTGGCCGGCATCGAAGACACCCTGGCGCGCACCGTGCTGCTGGTACTGAACCTGCTGCTGATGGTGCTGCTGGTGTGGGCCGATGGCAGCACGCTGGTGCTGTTCCAGATCACCACATTGGCCGGTGTTGCCTGGTGGCTGGCGGCGCTGGTCTGGCTGCGCTTCTTCAATTTCGGCGCGCAACCGTCGGCGCCCTCGCGCATCGTGAAGATGCTGGCCGGTACGCTGGCCATCGTTCCAGCCTGGGCCGCGCTCGTGCTGATCCATGCCGGCGGCGATCCGCCGGGCAAGCAGGGCCACCTGTGGCTGCTGGCTGCGCTGGCACTGGTCTGGGCGGCCGATTCGGGCGCCTATTTCGCCGGCCGTCACTTCGGCAAGCACAAGCTGGCCCCGCGCATCAGCCCCAACAAGACCTGGGAAGGCCTGTTCGGCGGCCTGCTGGCCGGTGTCGCCGTGGCCGTCGGCCTGGGCTGGCTGGCCGGCATCGATACCGCACACCTGCCGGGCCTGCTGATCACTTCGGTGGTGGCCGTATTCGCCTCGGTGCTGGGTGATCTGTTCGAAAGCCTGATCAAGCGCCACGCGGGCGCCAAGGACTCGGGCCACCTGATTCCGGGCCATGGTGGCGTACTCGACCGTGTCGACGGCGTCCTGGCTGCAGTGCCGGTGTTCGCACTCGGCAAGGAAATCTTCGGGTTCTGA
- the uppS gene encoding polyprenyl diphosphate synthase, whose product MPSVPPPLPAALPRHIAIIMDGNGRWAQQRRRPRVIGHRAGARAVNRTIERCLELGIPALTLFAFSSENWGRPQEEVDALMKLFLGALDREVDELHRRGVRVRFIGERERFGAGLVSRMQLAEQRTADNTTLTLSIAASYGGRQDIARAARALAAEVAAGRLLPEQIDESLLGSQVALADLPPPDLFIRTGGDTRISNFLLWQLAYTELWFTEALWPDFDPALLQQALDAYGSRERRFGLTSAQIAALATETSSP is encoded by the coding sequence ATGCCTTCAGTCCCGCCTCCGTTGCCGGCCGCCCTGCCCCGCCACATTGCCATCATCATGGATGGCAATGGGCGCTGGGCACAGCAGCGCCGTCGTCCGCGCGTGATCGGCCACCGGGCCGGCGCGCGTGCGGTCAACCGCACCATCGAGCGCTGCCTTGAGCTGGGCATTCCGGCGCTGACCCTGTTCGCGTTTTCCAGCGAGAACTGGGGCCGGCCGCAGGAAGAAGTCGATGCGTTGATGAAGCTGTTCCTCGGCGCGCTCGACCGCGAAGTGGACGAGCTGCATCGGCGTGGCGTGCGCGTGCGCTTCATCGGCGAGCGCGAACGCTTCGGTGCCGGGCTGGTCAGCCGCATGCAGCTGGCCGAGCAGCGCACCGCAGACAACACCACCCTGACCCTGTCGATCGCCGCCAGCTACGGTGGCCGCCAGGACATCGCCCGTGCCGCGCGCGCGCTGGCCGCTGAAGTCGCCGCCGGCCGCCTGCTGCCCGAACAGATCGACGAATCGCTGCTGGGCAGCCAGGTCGCCCTGGCCGACCTGCCGCCACCGGACCTGTTCATCCGCACCGGTGGCGACACCCGCATCAGCAACTTCCTGCTGTGGCAGCTGGCGTACACCGAGCTGTGGTTCACCGAGGCGCTGTGGCCAGACTTCGATCCCGCCCTGCTGCAGCAGGCGCTGGACGCCTACGGCAGCCGTGAGCGTCGTTTCGGCCTGACCAGCGCCCAGATCGCCGCACTGGCCACCGAGACTTCCAGCCCATGA
- the frr gene encoding ribosome recycling factor, whose translation MLNDIKNNAQTRMAKSIDALKHTLTSIRTGRATPALLDRVTVSAYGNASTPLNQVASISNADAHSLLVTPFDKSMIKEIEKGLYNAEFTPNTLGTAIRINMPPPTEERRKELAKQVQKEGEGAKIAIRNIRQDANKEIAKLVKDKAISEDEKKRGEDDIQKLTDTNIKDVDKVVADKEKELLSV comes from the coding sequence CTGAAGCACACCCTCACCTCGATCCGCACCGGCCGCGCCACCCCGGCCCTGCTGGACCGCGTCACGGTCAGCGCCTATGGCAACGCCAGCACCCCGCTGAACCAGGTCGCATCGATCTCCAACGCCGACGCCCACTCGCTGCTGGTCACGCCGTTCGACAAGAGCATGATCAAGGAGATCGAAAAGGGTCTCTACAACGCCGAGTTCACCCCGAACACCCTGGGCACCGCGATCCGCATCAACATGCCGCCGCCGACCGAAGAGCGCCGCAAGGAGCTGGCCAAGCAGGTGCAGAAGGAAGGCGAAGGCGCCAAGATCGCGATCCGCAACATCCGTCAGGACGCGAACAAGGAAATCGCCAAGCTGGTCAAGGACAAGGCGATCAGCGAAGACGAGAAGAAGCGCGGTGAGGACGACATCCAGAAGTTGACCGACACCAACATCAAGGACGTCGACAAGGTCGTTGCCGACAAGGAAAAAGAACTGCTGTCGGTCTGA